Part of the Zea mays cultivar B73 chromosome 4, Zm-B73-REFERENCE-NAM-5.0, whole genome shotgun sequence genome is shown below.
TCATACATTATTCTCACATACACTACAATATATATAGAAAGGGAAGTTCTCCCATACATAGAAAGGGCCCTTAGTACTAATTGAGAACCATCTATACCAGATTCATTAATCTCAGTTGCATGACTGATACTAAAAAAATAGTCGCCTAATGTACAAGAGGTAAAGATAAACAAAGTATAGAAATGTCTAGGGTAATTTGCGTATTGTTCAAGGTTCTTATGTAAAATATATTGCCTTAGAGCATATCCAACTATTCTGGAAAAAGGTTCCTAAATCTTAGTTTAATAAGTTATTAGAAAAAACACGTCTCTAATAGTATCCTAAACGATGTTGCTGAATTTAAGAAGTTGCTATTTTATCTTTTTTTTTTGTCCTCCACATTTGGCAACCCGAGAGGGACTCCTCAAAGCACATTTTCGTGCGAAATTAGTGTTCTATGCCTTGTGTTTTTAttctcattttattttattttaataaactCGATCTTGGATACTATGTGGAAATTTTTTATTTCTgcagtttagggtttagggtaacCTGAGTTATAAATGCATTTAATTTTAGCTTGATCTGAGCCATACTTCTTCATTTTTAACCTAAATTTAAGAAAATAGATGAGCATATACAAGTTCAAGTATACTAAAATATGGCATATATCAAGATACGTTCACGGAGGTTTAATACAATGATTAAAACGTTGTATTGTTTGTTGATACATTTTTCTATAAATGTGGTCAAAATTATTCAACAAAAtaaacagtgttatgcttttgaaACCGAGCGAGGGAGCAGTAATGCAGTATTACTCTACGAACAAAGAGTGCGTCGCAATAATTGCAACGTCCATGTGATGGACGGTCTCGCGGCTACGTACGGCCGGCCGgggttgtgtgtgtgtgtgtccacTGAAAAGACTTGTGATGAATTGATGACAACCAACACCACAGCTAGCGGGCAGCCAAAACAATATGTGCAGCATTCATTCATGAACGGTCTCCAGATCCAAAATCGTGGCAAGATCTCTCCGAAAATCGTCTACTAACTAATGCAGCATTCGTGCATATTAAATTCGGTCCCGTATGCATGCATCGATCGGCACCTAGATCGGGGGATGTTGCCAGTACCATAGATGAGCAAACGGACCGCACGACACGGCACAGTCTAAATAGGCACGACACGATCAGGTCCACGGGTCTACCGGGCCGGGCCTGCACAGTACTGCGTGCCTCGTTAGGAGTCCACGCACGGCCCTTCAGGCCATTTTTCGGGCTAGGCCAGCCCGAAAAGCCCTAGCCCAAAAGAGTGTTGGGCCCGTCCGAATCCCGGTAACAGAAAAAACACAGCTTGAACAGTTTGAATAAAAACATGCACAATTCAACATTCAACACATTTTGAATAAAATGTACATAAATATTGAAAACCTTTCTAGAtaaaactcacacctcgtgagaaaccctaaaaagaaaaaaagagtacATCTGACAATGGTGACGACGAGGCGGTGACGACCGTGGATAAGCGAGTGGTGAAAGGTCAAGAGgagctgagcaagagaagccataTGGGAGTGGGACACCGGGAGTCTGGGACGCGATGGGGGAGGCTGGGCCTTATGCCCCGCACCCCGACATCGGGCCGACCCCGTGCGTACCGTTTTATGGCGGGCCGAGCCGGGCCGCCTAGCGGGCACTGTCGGCAACCCAACCCAGGCACGACATGGTTTATTAGGCCGGACCGGGCACGAACCCAACCGGGTCGTGTCGTGCTTGAGCTGGGCCAAAAAATCGGGCCTCGAGCTACATGCTCATGTATAGCCAGTACCAAATTAATTTCCAGGCACGCGCTGGTACAAGAAATATATATCGACATGcaaaataaatagaataaaaacaATGTAGAAATTACATTATAAAAATATAATTACAATGACCTCGCTCCTCCATTCATTCTGATTTGCTGTGAAGAGAAATTAAAACAGTTTAGTCTCACCAAAGGAAGGAAGGAAGAAAGAAGATGCATGTAGACGTAGTAGTAGTTAACATAAGATCTACTGATTTGCATATATATACACAGATCACAGACACAGCACCACCACTTACGCACGCCTAATCACCTCACCAATGCAATCCCCTAGcttctttcttagtagcatccaaAATCCGTCCTCCCCTTTCAATTTGTACGCACGCAGGTAGGTACGTACGTACACTTAAGTCTCGCAAAATTAAATTAACGCATCGATCGATCCATCGAGTGGTCGCCGTCGTCTCGATCAATCCATCGTCGTCTTGTAGTACAAAAGGAAGACCACGCGCGCGCCTGCATGCCGGCCCGACAGCCCCTCCGCCGTTGGTGATCACGTACTGGTCATGGCATGAAGAGCTTGTTGCCGCACTTGCAGCGCCACACCTCCGGGTAGTACTCCCACTGGGGGCCGACGCCGGGCTGGATGGCCACGCGGGTGGCGCGGCACGGCGCGCACCGCCCGCACCTCGCGCGGCACGTCGGCGGCGACGACCCCGGCCCCGCCAGCAGCCACCGCCGCCGGGCGGCTGGGAGGacttcgtcggcggcggcggcaatTGCCGTCGACGAGTCTACTCGCCTCCTCGCCAGCGCCGCTGCTGGCAGACGGATGGGCCGCCGCCCTGCCGCCACAACTGCATGCACATGCAGTACATTCACGTACGTGATATGAGCTGAAACATCTTCTTGATGGAGGTGACAATAAGATTACGTACTAATCAATAGACGTGCATGATGGAGGTGAGGGCCGGGTGTATATATTGGTACTATATTTTGTGTGGTTACCGTTAGGACCTACACTAATGATAGGCTCCTGGAAGGGCTAGCTAGGGGGCATATGGTTGGTGTCCTAAACGTTAAGCGAGTGAGACCAAACTAGAGCGCATGCAGTATTATCTGTGACCGACTGGCACGTACGTACGCCGCCCACCACGTCGCCATGGTCGATCAGGCTATAGAAAGAAAGAAAGCTACGGCCTACGGGCAGATTCTCTCTGGCTGGTCTCCCTGCCTGCACTGAAAGTGTGTCGCCTGCTATCCCTATGCATGAACGTGTGTCTGTCTGTGTCCGGGTGTGCTTTTCTGGACCAGCCTCGTCAGAGTCAGACTGCCAGTGCCGTGGTGGGGTGGGGCTGGCGCCCGGGACGCCTGGCTGCAGCGCGGTGCAGGGGCGTTGCTGTTTGCCTGGTAACATAAACCATTTTAAGTTTTTAATGGTCACGTcgtaaccatatatatatatatagttgctATTTGGTCTGGATGCGAGCAAGATGTGCTCGGAGAGGATGGAGCAGACACAAGCGAATGGATTTTCCTCGTGTGCAAGATTCTACACGCAACACTGGGTTTGCATGCATCAAGAGACAAGAAAACTAATGCCTAGCTTGCCGAAATTTGAATGTAATTGTTTCAGAAAATCTCACCAAATATAATAAAAAGGACGGACATGCATGCGTGGCAGTGGCACACACAACCCGGCCAGCAGTGTTCTACTTCTCCGAAACTAATAAGGACGGCAACACAAGCTAAGGCCTACTAGTAGTTAGGGTCGTTAGTTGATTAATTAGTAGTTCAAATTTGTACCTGCTTTCTTGTTAGTTGCTTTACAGCAAGGTGTCACTGAAGATAGAGGCAAGGAGGGAGGGGGCGTTTAAGGGAGGTAAACCTATATCTACTTTGTATAGCTATATAGAGTAATTAAGAAAGAACAACACCATACCTAGCAGGCTACTTAATTGTTAAATGAGCAAGATGTGTATCTTATCTATCTAGCTGCTAATCCTAGTGGAAATTAAATAAAACTAAGTGAACATGCATGTGAACACCTAGCTAGGTAGCATATAGCACCTTGAGGAACCAAACTTAAAAGTTAGATTAGCAGCTAACTTGTTAGTCAAGAGCTAGGGAGAAGGCATCGAAATGGGAGTTGAAACGCATGCATGAAAAGACCGGAAACTAAAAGAGAGAGAATCGAAGACACAAAGCCTACACGCGCGCTCTTCTTTTCGCGCCAAGATAAGGTCTTGGCAAGAGCTAGCAAGCAGCCCTCGAACAAAAACAAAAGAACGAGCACGTAGGTACGGCCAGCAGATTAATTAAAAGCTGTAGCCTTTGGCACTCACCCAAGGCCGCGGCGAAGATTGCGGCGGCGAGGAGGGCGGCGGCGTGGCAGCGGCGCCGGCTCGTCCGCCTCCGGCAGCTCACGGCGCCCATATCGCGGCGGGAGAAGAGCTCGCAGGCAGCTGCACTCGCTCGATCGACCGTCGGTCCAGATCCAGCTTCAAGAGCGCGAACCACGACGCGCGGTGCTGCCCCGTAGACGCTACCTCCGTGCGGTCCCGGCAGCTCGCTCGCGCTGGCCAGCAATGGCGGCAAGCGGAGCAGGCAGCAGACAGCTGTGGTCCGGTGCCCGGCCGGCCGGTGGCCGATCTGAGACTGAGCTGTGACCTGTGAGCCGATCCTCGCAACGCTCCAAGCGCGAGGGCGTGCGTGCGGCTGGCAGAGTCAGCCGGTCACAGACACAGACTCACAGGCCGGCTGCCACACGCTTTTGAGAGAGAGAGGTGATTTGGAAGAAGAAAGGAAGAGGGTGTAGCGAGGGCAGGCGGTGGTGATGGCGCCTGTTGAGAGGAACAGATCAGAGCAGGCAATGAGAGGCCGCAGCATGTGTGCACAGCGCAACGTGACTTGTGATTGTATTAGGTAGTACCTGCCAGCCTGCCTCTGCCCGCCCGGGTCACCCGGCCGGCAGCCTTGACCAAGAGGGGACGAAGGAGCGGCAGGCAGGAAGGGCGCGCACGCCACTCCGTCGTCCTCGACTCCAGTCGATCTTCAGTAACTCTGCACTGACTCACTCTTCTTTTTTTTTACAGCCTAATAAAAATAACGGTAAAGCTCTTGCCGTTCTTTTTCTTAAAAAAAAGTAACTTTAAAAAGACTGCACAAGTATGTATGGCTATTCTGCGGAGACCTATATACCCTTGCCGTGTGCCAAGCGACCGAATTTTTTTTGCAGTTTGACCCTTTCTCGAAAAAAAAAAATCACGTTTCGACCCTAAAAAATTTTAATgttatttttggaccctttgctcggcgccataggctgtggcgccgaggtaacacagcgcggcgccataggctacggcgccgaggtacgtgctacgCTGACACAAACAGACGTCGTGGCATTGATGTGGCACCCAGCTCGGCGCcatgatctatggcgccgagctctgttTTGTAATCATAAAGCCTTCTAGCTTAGTTGGTAGAACACAAGGCTCTTAACCATGTGGTCTTAGGTTCAAGCCCCATGATGGGTGTTTTTTAATACTTTTTGTCTTTATCACTGATTTATTTTATTGTTGTCCaaatttttcgtttatgtcgctgatttgttcgtccaaatttatttctcatccaatTTTTTAGTTGGATAGCTTTAGTATTACAAGGCCGTTAAACCGTGGCGCGTCATTAAAATAAAACAAAACAATATAATATACTTAATATGATCTACCGTACTACAAGACCGACCATTGGTACACGATGATTTTATTAGATGTAATAACAGGCATGTTCCGTCTTGATTCATGTATGTTATTTTTCTCTATTTTAACAAATTACAAAACATTTTTAGTTTTCATAAAATATCTACATACGACCATTTGGTGTTTAGCTTAATCGCATGGCCTTCATTCGTATATGTATTTGTAATTAAGCATCGTACGTTACGTGTGCATCATATATGTCGTCCTAGCAGCTTACTCTTTGCTTTGCTTGACCATATTAGGTCATATGATGACGTTAACTCTTAGAGTATAGCTTCCTTTAAAGCTGCTTGACCCATATATATTATTAGTCTAACTTACATGGCAAGCTCCATCACACGTATATATAGTTGCACCTAAACGCATGAGACATATAATAATCACGCACTATATTATTATAATATTATACCCCtagtaaatatatatatatatataaagagttACATATTATAAAATTAATTATGCCATAAAGAGTCTAATAATACTGGTGATATTCCTTTATCTTATCCAATTAATGTACATAAAATCTGAGATATTGACACATAGAACACGCTAGAAAAAAAAACCGAGAACACATTTACGTCAGCGTCACGTCGTCCGGATTGTGCcagcgcagcacgtacctcggcgccatagcctatggcgccgagctgtgttacctcggcgccatagactatggcgccgagcaaagggtcaaaAAATGACATTAAATATTTTTAGGGTTTAAACGTGATTTTTTTTTCGAAGATGGGTCAAAATACAAAAACTTCG
Proteins encoded:
- the LOC100278247 gene encoding uncharacterized protein LOC100278247, coding for MGAVSCRRRTSRRRCHAAALLAAAIFAAALVVAAGRRPIRLPAAALARRRVDSSTAIAAAADEVLPAARRRWLLAGPGSSPPTCRARCGRCAPCRATRVAIQPGVGPQWEYYPEVWRCKCGNKLFMP